The following are encoded together in the Gordonia insulae genome:
- a CDS encoding DUF4395 domain-containing protein translates to MARSLPSALTFPNPVNDYAARSTAGLVIVLAIVTVAVNNPLLYALLALGFLLRVMAGPRYSPFGQLSVRVIVPKIWRKTKLVPGPPKRFAQTIGLVFSGTALVLSLLGLGLAAQIVIGGLIIAATLEFVFGLCLGCTAFGFLQRHGVIPETVCEACNNLSPRVPAAN, encoded by the coding sequence GTGGCCCGTTCGCTGCCCTCGGCGTTGACGTTCCCCAATCCGGTCAACGACTACGCCGCTCGATCGACCGCTGGACTCGTCATCGTCCTCGCCATCGTCACCGTCGCGGTGAACAACCCGCTGCTCTACGCGCTGCTCGCGCTCGGCTTCCTGCTGCGGGTCATGGCCGGCCCGCGGTACTCCCCGTTCGGACAGCTCTCGGTCCGGGTGATCGTGCCGAAGATCTGGCGCAAGACGAAACTCGTACCGGGCCCGCCCAAGCGGTTCGCCCAGACCATCGGGCTCGTCTTCAGTGGCACCGCCCTGGTGCTGTCCCTACTCGGCCTCGGGTTGGCCGCGCAGATCGTCATCGGCGGGCTGATCATCGCCGCCACCCTGGAGTTCGTGTTCGGCCTCTGCCTGGGCTGCACCGCCTTCGGGTTCCTGCAACGGCACGGCGTCATCCCGGAGACGGTCTGTGAAGCCTGCAACAATCTGTCGCCTCGGGTTCCGGCCGCGAACTGA